A single region of the Cherax quadricarinatus isolate ZL_2023a chromosome 3, ASM3850222v1, whole genome shotgun sequence genome encodes:
- the LOC138853728 gene encoding uncharacterized protein, with the protein MNPIQYSVGGVCEEERRLHPCVCQNNPPAVNDANIMRLLELIRANQIRQEKMFCELMGLLGARSTQPPTHPYGDAVATPPTNEISPRPHVDVETVPPTQAVDVNAFIQDIVTPTHAEIDPSPQSHMSGECVSSCYCDKCVWSEMEYFMTNSQPTSCMDEDSPIYYPPASPPEVYCITDEEEDDDPEQNAQKFYKRRKITLR; encoded by the exons ATGAATCCAATTCAGTACTCCGTTGGAGGTGTCTGCGAGGAGGAGAGAAGACTGCATCCCTGTGTATGTCAGAATAATCCACCTGCGGTAAATG atGCGAATATAATGCggttgttggaacttattcgcgcAAATCAAATCCGACAGGAGAAAATGTTTTGTGAGTTAATGGGATTGTTAGGAGCGAGATCCACCCAGCCTCCTACCCATCCATATGGAGATGCTGTTGCTACCCCTCCTACCAACGAGATTTCTCCCCGACCTCATGTGGATGTTGAGACTGTGCCTCCTACTCAGGCGGTTGATGTTAACGCTTTTATCCAGGATATTGTAACTCCTACCCACGCCGAGATCGACCCTTCTCCCCAGTCTCATATGAGTGGAGAatgtgttagtagttgttattGCGATAAATGCGTATGGAGCGAGATGGAATATTTTATGACAAATTCCCAACCTACTTCATGTATGGATGAGGATTCCCCCATTTATTATCCACCAGCTTCCCCCCCAGAAGTTTATTGTATAACAGATGAGGAAGAAGATGACGACcctgaacaaaatgcacagaaattctacaagagaagaaaaattactctacgttga